From a region of the Tamandua tetradactyla isolate mTamTet1 chromosome 10, mTamTet1.pri, whole genome shotgun sequence genome:
- the TMEM44 gene encoding transmembrane protein 44 isoform X2: protein MGEAPGSAPSLWNWDYLDRCFAHHRVCISFGLWICASSCWIAAHTLLLYLRCARRSGQDQSALCAACCLLTSLCDTVGAVLARQLTIQVFTGAYLAAVDLVNFTFILFPVCGSKSNSGQDSQDRKRRQRLRASIFALALPLSLGPGWTLWTSIPKASGAIRGPQRRLLGGMLQGDTEVLGYLLGGVAAFGSWSSRIPPLSRICRGKAFPSIHLWTRLLSALAGLLYASAIVAHDWRPGYLLRATPWFLISLGCAALDLAIIFLSCVMSSKMRRALGFDTEARESPDTQALLTAAGKDEEESQEARDEDKTARIKLTEGEPSPLAGEDEVGAFRQNSDWVPLTILPNCRPFRTMAPIGHYMELTIEPVQQAGRSATRLPGDGQTDAGDAPLQEPPSYPPVRVIRARVSSGSSSEASSVNSDLEWDPEDVNLERNKDNVEMLRSQVHRGSMKPVDLTSV from the exons ATGGGAGAGGCGCCCGGCTCGGCGCCGTCGCTCTGGAACTGGGACTACCTGGACCGCTGCTTCGCCCACCACCGCGTCTGCATCTCCTTCGGCCTGTGGATCTGCGCCTCCTCCTGCTGGATCGCCGCCCACACTCT GCTTCTCTATCTGAGATGTGCAAGGAGATCCGGACAGGACCAGTCGGCGCTGTGTGCTGCGTGCTGCCTCCTGACCAGCCTGTGTGACACCGTGGGGGCCGTTCTGGCCAGACAGCTCACCATCCAG GTTTTCACCGGTGCCTACCTAGCAGCTGTAGACCTAGTGAACTTTACATTCATTCTCTTTCCAGTCTGCGGCTCCAAGTCTAATTCGG GTCAGGACTCCCAGGATAGGAAGAGGAGGCAGCGACTCAGGGCGAGCATATTTGCCCTGGCCCTGCCGCTGAGCCTGGGCCCCGGCTGGACTCTCTGGACCTCCATCCCGAAGGCTTCGGGCGCCATCCGAGGGCCACAGCGGAGGCTGCTGGGTGGCATGCTGCAG GGAGACACCGAAGTCCTTGGCTACCTGTTGGGTGGCGTCGCTGCCTTCGGCTCCTGGTCTTCCCGGATCCCCCCGCTCTCCAGAATC TGCCGGGGTAAGGCATTTCCCTCCATCCACCTGTGGACCCGGCTCCTGTCGGCCCTGGCTGGCCTCCTCTATGCCTCAGCCATCGTGGCCCATGACTGGCGGCCTGGGTACCTGCTACGGGCCACACCCTGGTTCCTGATTTCCCTCGGCTGTGCAGCACTGGACCTCGCT ATCATTTTCCTCTCCTGTGTGATGAGCAGCAAGATGAGGCGGGCTTTGGGATTTGACACTGAAGCGAGAGAGAGCCCCGACACCCAAGCCCTTTTGACCGCTGCGGGAAAAGACGAGGAAGAAAGCCAGGAGGCCAGAGACGAGGACAAG ACAGCAAGAATTAAGCTCACTGAGGGTGAACCCAGTCCCCTGGCTGGAGAGGATGAAGTGGGGGCATTTAGAcag AATTCGGATTGGGTGCCTCTCACCATCCTACCGAACTGCAGGCCTTTCAGGACAATGGCGCCCATTGGTCACTACATGGAGCTGACCATCGAGCCCGTGCAGCAG GCAGGCCGCAGCGCCACCAGGCTGCCTGGCGACGGACAGACGGACGCTGGAGACGCGCCCCTGCAGGAACCCCCCTCGTACCCTCCGGTTCGGGTGATCCGGGCCCGCGTGTCTTCCGGCAGCTCCTCCGAGGCCTCCTCCGTCAACTCCGACCTCGAG
- the TMEM44 gene encoding transmembrane protein 44 isoform X1 has translation MGEAPGSAPSLWNWDYLDRCFAHHRVCISFGLWICASSCWIAAHTLLLYLRCARRSGQDQSALCAACCLLTSLCDTVGAVLARQLTIQVFTGAYLAAVDLVNFTFILFPVCGSKSNSGQDSQDRKRRQRLRASIFALALPLSLGPGWTLWTSIPKASGAIRGPQRRLLGGMLQGDTEVLGYLLGGVAAFGSWSSRIPPLSRICRGKAFPSIHLWTRLLSALAGLLYASAIVAHDWRPGYLLRATPWFLISLGCAALDLAIIFLSCVMSSKMRRALGFDTEARESPDTQALLTAAGKDEEESQEARDEDKTARIKLTEGEPSPLAGEDEVGAFRQNSDWVPLTILPNCRPFRTMAPIGHYMELTIEPVQQAGRSATRLPGDGQTDAGDAPLQEPPSYPPVRVIRARVSSGSSSEASSVNSDLEALGIKKRLSPAL, from the exons ATGGGAGAGGCGCCCGGCTCGGCGCCGTCGCTCTGGAACTGGGACTACCTGGACCGCTGCTTCGCCCACCACCGCGTCTGCATCTCCTTCGGCCTGTGGATCTGCGCCTCCTCCTGCTGGATCGCCGCCCACACTCT GCTTCTCTATCTGAGATGTGCAAGGAGATCCGGACAGGACCAGTCGGCGCTGTGTGCTGCGTGCTGCCTCCTGACCAGCCTGTGTGACACCGTGGGGGCCGTTCTGGCCAGACAGCTCACCATCCAG GTTTTCACCGGTGCCTACCTAGCAGCTGTAGACCTAGTGAACTTTACATTCATTCTCTTTCCAGTCTGCGGCTCCAAGTCTAATTCGG GTCAGGACTCCCAGGATAGGAAGAGGAGGCAGCGACTCAGGGCGAGCATATTTGCCCTGGCCCTGCCGCTGAGCCTGGGCCCCGGCTGGACTCTCTGGACCTCCATCCCGAAGGCTTCGGGCGCCATCCGAGGGCCACAGCGGAGGCTGCTGGGTGGCATGCTGCAG GGAGACACCGAAGTCCTTGGCTACCTGTTGGGTGGCGTCGCTGCCTTCGGCTCCTGGTCTTCCCGGATCCCCCCGCTCTCCAGAATC TGCCGGGGTAAGGCATTTCCCTCCATCCACCTGTGGACCCGGCTCCTGTCGGCCCTGGCTGGCCTCCTCTATGCCTCAGCCATCGTGGCCCATGACTGGCGGCCTGGGTACCTGCTACGGGCCACACCCTGGTTCCTGATTTCCCTCGGCTGTGCAGCACTGGACCTCGCT ATCATTTTCCTCTCCTGTGTGATGAGCAGCAAGATGAGGCGGGCTTTGGGATTTGACACTGAAGCGAGAGAGAGCCCCGACACCCAAGCCCTTTTGACCGCTGCGGGAAAAGACGAGGAAGAAAGCCAGGAGGCCAGAGACGAGGACAAG ACAGCAAGAATTAAGCTCACTGAGGGTGAACCCAGTCCCCTGGCTGGAGAGGATGAAGTGGGGGCATTTAGAcag AATTCGGATTGGGTGCCTCTCACCATCCTACCGAACTGCAGGCCTTTCAGGACAATGGCGCCCATTGGTCACTACATGGAGCTGACCATCGAGCCCGTGCAGCAG GCAGGCCGCAGCGCCACCAGGCTGCCTGGCGACGGACAGACGGACGCTGGAGACGCGCCCCTGCAGGAACCCCCCTCGTACCCTCCGGTTCGGGTGATCCGGGCCCGCGTGTCTTCCGGCAGCTCCTCCGAGGCCTCCTCCGTCAACTCCGACCTCGAG gCTCTTGGAATCAAGAAAAGATTGAGTCCAGCTTTGTGA